One part of the Ornithodoros turicata isolate Travis chromosome 2, ASM3712646v1, whole genome shotgun sequence genome encodes these proteins:
- the LOC135385343 gene encoding 5'-AMP-activated protein kinase subunit beta-1-like: protein MGNTGSGSKRDRTFSTETDPPSSPGKDDRAFEFSTSGSRKSRFIYQASLDDSDDFPSYKKTDGEMRPRSATLEGGTPTKTLLPTVFKWEGGGKDVSISGTFTNWKPIPMVHSHGDFVVILDVPEGDHQYKFKVDGHWVHDEHEPTVDNDLGTKNNLINVKASDFEVFEALAMDSVGSGSSQSISGSPPGDYGQEPAVRKPYEKSTGPPVLPPHLLQVILNKDVPLRCEPTLLPEPNHVMLNHLYALSIKDGVMVLSATHRYRKKYVTTLLYKPIRG from the coding sequence ATGGGGAACACCGGGTCTGGCAGTAAGCGTGATCGCACCTTTTCCACGGAAACTGATCCTCCATCGTCGCCTGGTAAAGATGACCGTGCATTCGAGTTCTCAACGAGTGGGTCGCGGAAGAGCCGCTTCATCTACCAAGCTTCTTTGGATGATTCAGATGATTTTCCGTCTTACAAAAAAACAGATGGAGAAATGCGACCACGATCTGCAACATTGGAGGGAGGCACGCCCACGAAAACCTTACTACCGACAGTTTTCAAGTGGGAAGGCGGTGGGAAAGATGTCAGCATCAGTGGTACGTTCACGAACTGGAAGCCTATCCCCATGGTGCACAGCCACGGCGATTTCGTGGTCATCCTCGACGTTCCAGAAGGTGACCACCAGTATAAGTTTAAGGTCGATGGACATTGGGTTCATGACGAGCACGAACCAACAGTCGACAACGACCTGGGTACCAAGAATAACCTCATAAACGTCAAGGCCTCGGACTTCGAAGTATTCGAAGCGTTGGCTATGGACAGTGTGGGGTCAGGCTCGTCGCAGAGCATTTCGGGTTCGCCGCCAGGAGATTATGGACAGGAACCAGCAGTGCGCAAACCCTACGAGAAAAGCACGGGGCCACCCGTCCTGCCACCACATTTGCTTCAAGTTATCCTCAACAAGGATGTGCCATTACGATGCGAACCTACACTTCTTCCAGAACCGAACCACGTTATGCTGAATCACTTGTACGCGTTGTCCATCAAAGACGGCGTTATGGTTCTCAGTGCCACCCACAGGTACCGCAAGAAATATGTCACTACTCTGCTATACAAACCCATAAGAGGCTGA